A genomic window from Halogeometricum borinquense DSM 11551 includes:
- a CDS encoding ABC transporter permease, whose product MSTITDARRTARSMLRRLVALSGVERLLISLAALVLAIFVGAGLILVSGRITTCSQAAAVYFGTGFCYDPTEVFFVLFNGAFGNPLNPKLLTGPLVNPSWNPLHGPVTFSGPLVTKALFTAQWNPLNFSAALTLKETTLLVFTGLSVAVAFRAGLFNIGTQGQLVIGGLVTALVVGILVPVVPGGFAGSILLIPVGTLAGAAAGGLYAAIPGALKAYADANEVITTIMLNFIAAKLAYVAVSEFFKNPDSQVIETAPLPDYATLGSVVFPQGSDFSILSLLFALLLVIGIWYLIERTSYGFDLRTSGIQPEAAEYGGVDAKRTVVTSMMLSGALGGIGGAMWVLMVMGKWQTGVPSLGFDGITVSILAGNNPLGAIPAALLFGTLKSGSLAVQFNTGVPKQLVGVLRGLIILFVAMPEFFRAIGTNIVDLEEPDQKAVATDGGRSVSTEGGDE is encoded by the coding sequence ATGAGTACGATCACGGACGCACGACGAACTGCCCGCTCGATGCTTCGGCGTCTCGTTGCGCTTTCGGGCGTCGAACGACTTCTCATCAGTCTCGCCGCACTTGTCCTCGCAATCTTCGTCGGCGCGGGACTCATCCTCGTGTCCGGCCGTATCACCACCTGTTCGCAGGCCGCCGCCGTCTACTTCGGAACCGGATTCTGTTATGACCCAACGGAAGTGTTCTTCGTCCTGTTTAACGGCGCGTTCGGTAATCCGCTGAATCCAAAACTCTTGACTGGACCTCTCGTGAATCCGTCGTGGAATCCGTTGCACGGTCCGGTCACGTTCTCCGGGCCGCTCGTGACGAAGGCGCTCTTTACGGCGCAGTGGAACCCGCTTAACTTCAGCGCCGCGCTGACGCTGAAGGAGACGACGCTCCTCGTCTTCACGGGCCTCTCCGTCGCGGTCGCGTTCCGCGCCGGACTGTTCAACATCGGCACACAGGGACAACTCGTCATCGGTGGACTGGTGACGGCACTCGTCGTCGGCATTCTCGTCCCTGTCGTCCCCGGCGGGTTTGCTGGAAGCATACTCCTGATCCCTGTTGGTACCCTCGCCGGTGCCGCCGCGGGCGGACTCTACGCCGCCATTCCCGGTGCGCTGAAAGCATACGCGGATGCGAACGAGGTTATCACGACCATCATGCTCAACTTCATCGCGGCGAAGTTGGCGTACGTCGCTGTCTCGGAGTTCTTCAAAAACCCGGACTCGCAGGTCATCGAGACGGCACCGCTCCCGGACTACGCGACGCTTGGCTCCGTGGTGTTCCCGCAGGGGAGCGACTTCTCCATCCTTTCGCTTTTGTTCGCGCTTCTCCTCGTCATCGGCATCTGGTACCTCATCGAGCGTACATCGTACGGATTCGACCTGCGGACGAGTGGTATCCAACCCGAAGCGGCCGAATACGGTGGCGTCGATGCCAAGCGCACCGTCGTCACCAGTATGATGCTCTCCGGTGCCCTCGGCGGCATCGGCGGAGCAATGTGGGTGTTGATGGTAATGGGTAAGTGGCAGACTGGCGTGCCATCGCTTGGTTTCGACGGCATTACCGTCTCGATTCTCGCGGGCAACAATCCGCTCGGTGCGATTCCGGCCGCATTGTTGTTCGGCACGCTGAAGTCCGGGTCGCTCGCGGTGCAGTTCAACACAGGCGTCCCGAAGCAACTCGTCGGCGTCCTTCGCGGTCTCATCATCCTGTTCGTCGCCATGCCGGAGTTCTTCCGTGCTATCGGCACGAACATCGTTGACCTCGAAGAACCCGATCAGAAGGCCGTCGCTACGGACGGCGGACGCTCGGTTTCGACCGAGGGAGGTGACGAGTAA
- a CDS encoding ABC transporter permease — translation MSTQSQLNGLLERDWSYRETLAGGAVGIFLVITMLGLVFPQSIWANLFEILTDRSTLSSALRLSVPIVFAALGGIFAEKSGVINIGLEGLLIISAFVAILVPAVLGPEGTTLFLPNLWVGFLAGILASVLFAALFAVVCIRYKADQIIAGLAVWLIALGLAPFSATVYYGGVNTDYIGTTLPTWEIPVLSDLPFFGAVFSATPAVYAMLIAVPAAWFVLNRTSFGGHVRASGENPRALDTVGVDVSRVRYASALLSGFLTGIGGAALSLGLGQFLGNNQTMVNGKGFIAIVAYLFGNYNPFGAFGASFLFAGLEAVQIRLQQIQGYAVPDELIQTIPYVTVLVVLALVGRTRIPKAAGEHYDSGED, via the coding sequence ATGAGTACACAAAGTCAACTGAACGGACTCCTCGAACGCGACTGGTCGTACCGTGAGACGCTCGCCGGTGGTGCAGTCGGTATTTTCCTCGTTATCACCATGCTCGGTCTCGTCTTCCCGCAGAGCATCTGGGCCAACCTGTTCGAGATTCTCACGGACCGAAGCACGCTCAGTTCGGCGCTCCGACTCTCCGTTCCTATCGTCTTCGCCGCGCTCGGCGGCATCTTCGCTGAGAAATCCGGTGTCATCAACATCGGTCTCGAAGGCCTCCTCATCATCTCGGCGTTCGTCGCCATCCTCGTACCGGCGGTACTCGGCCCGGAAGGAACGACGCTGTTCCTCCCGAATCTCTGGGTCGGATTCCTTGCAGGCATTCTCGCGTCGGTACTGTTTGCGGCGCTGTTCGCGGTGGTCTGCATCCGCTACAAGGCCGACCAGATTATCGCTGGCCTCGCGGTGTGGCTCATCGCGCTTGGTCTCGCGCCGTTCTCCGCGACGGTGTACTACGGGGGCGTCAACACCGACTACATCGGCACGACCCTCCCGACGTGGGAGATTCCGGTTCTCTCAGACCTGCCGTTCTTCGGTGCGGTTTTCAGTGCGACGCCCGCCGTCTACGCGATGCTTATCGCCGTCCCGGCGGCGTGGTTCGTCCTGAACCGTACATCCTTCGGCGGTCACGTCCGCGCCTCCGGAGAGAATCCACGCGCACTCGACACCGTCGGCGTGGACGTGTCCCGCGTCCGCTATGCCAGCGCACTGCTTTCGGGGTTCCTCACTGGCATCGGCGGCGCGGCACTCTCGCTCGGTCTCGGACAGTTCCTCGGAAACAACCAGACGATGGTCAACGGAAAAGGGTTCATCGCCATCGTCGCCTACCTGTTCGGCAACTACAACCCGTTCGGCGCGTTCGGCGCGTCGTTCCTGTTCGCCGGACTGGAGGCCGTCCAGATTCGCCTCCAGCAGATTCAGGGCTATGCGGTTCCGGACGAACTCATCCAGACGATTCCCTACGTGACGGTTCTCGTCGTCCTCGCGCTGGTCGGCCGTACCCGGATTCCGAAGGCGGCAGGCGAGCATTACGATTCCGGCGAAGACTGA
- a CDS encoding prolipoprotein diacylglyceryl transferase, translated as MRLRDALRRAASYQLRALPPTVIGLGLVGAGVWYGLNGGTTLATATATRLVPAVVLAGVGLGVTAVGRTAVRLDANAAAVSDRLDGSSIDEDDLRETVVLATERAVADSIDGATAEIEARVTDAVEEAVANATKSGAKSEMAAPTDPASRADILDSNSAEPDALADATRRASERVESYLESEDADVGDFRQLAEGATVLDESDSGASDSPDRAVVKTDGQAETSKDEAAEMPGANETETRNQATEAPGTEEAGSTKDDESVTAGDGAEIIDDNPADPDLPDGGNTDDAEIIDADTEMVFGSDVKDPDDKA; from the coding sequence ATGCGACTTCGAGACGCCCTCCGCCGCGCCGCCAGTTATCAACTGCGAGCGTTGCCACCGACAGTTATCGGTCTCGGACTCGTCGGGGCGGGCGTCTGGTACGGACTCAATGGCGGGACCACGCTGGCAACAGCCACGGCGACTCGTCTTGTTCCGGCGGTCGTCCTCGCTGGCGTCGGTCTCGGTGTCACTGCTGTCGGTCGGACGGCGGTTCGCCTCGATGCGAACGCTGCCGCCGTTTCCGACCGACTCGACGGGTCGAGCATCGACGAGGATGACTTGCGCGAGACGGTCGTGCTTGCCACCGAACGCGCCGTTGCGGACTCTATCGACGGCGCGACTGCCGAAATCGAGGCCCGCGTCACTGATGCGGTCGAGGAAGCGGTTGCTAATGCCACGAAATCGGGGGCAAAATCCGAGATGGCCGCACCGACAGACCCCGCGTCACGCGCTGATATTCTCGATTCGAATTCGGCGGAACCGGACGCGCTCGCGGACGCAACACGCCGTGCGAGCGAACGCGTCGAATCCTATCTGGAGTCCGAGGATGCCGACGTTGGTGACTTCCGCCAACTCGCGGAAGGTGCGACAGTGTTAGACGAAAGCGACTCGGGAGCGTCGGACAGCCCCGACCGGGCGGTCGTCAAAACCGACGGTCAGGCGGAGACATCGAAAGACGAAGCGGCGGAGATGCCGGGAGCGAACGAGACTGAGACCAGAAACCAAGCGACCGAGGCACCGGGAACTGAGGAAGCAGGGTCAACGAAAGACGACGAGTCGGTGACAGCGGGCGACGGCGCGGAAATTATCGATGACAACCCCGCCGACCCCGACCTCCCGGACGGCGGCAATACCGACGACGCGGAGATCATCGATGCCGATACGGAGATGGTGTTCGGAAGCGACGTGAAAGATCCCGACGACAAAGCGTAG
- a CDS encoding geranylgeranyl reductase family protein — protein MTTTHEYDVVVVGAGTSGCYAAATIAREGLDVVIVERKTADEAGHIACGDALKGADAFPDAIPKSQIEPAFTNTGVDHGRFEIPQEDTVLDIPIPGELAVIDRWEYGRRLIDGAKNAGVEFHYDTVVQDVTQNDDGRVTGVRAKQNGDVVEYEADMTVDGAGSLSILQDKTDFSGTTFDTNVSYSQFCSAYREIVEVEEPVEWSDALVFKPAEVAAGYIWYFPRTETTINAGLGFQMTEEPMKLVDDLKRDLRARPEFKNATVSDKLGAALPTRRPYDSAVAPGFVAVGDAAGHVNPTTGGGIAGAAYAGKYAGEQAVRAISDGDVSEEALWHYNERVMDHFGGRYAGLDIYNILSTAVDVDELMGLMARLPGEKLAEALYSGTTSFGPKLIAQTAKESYGFWSEIYQFYKTKNVADDLMRHYERYPRRPGALEGWKAERDRIMDHAYEVTGADPKY, from the coding sequence ATGACTACCACCCACGAGTACGACGTCGTCGTCGTCGGGGCTGGCACGTCCGGGTGCTATGCCGCCGCGACAATCGCCCGTGAGGGTCTCGACGTGGTCATCGTCGAGCGAAAGACCGCCGACGAGGCAGGTCACATTGCCTGCGGCGACGCCCTGAAAGGTGCCGACGCGTTCCCTGACGCCATTCCGAAATCGCAGATCGAACCCGCCTTCACGAACACGGGCGTCGATCACGGTCGATTCGAGATTCCGCAGGAGGACACGGTGTTGGATATCCCCATCCCCGGCGAACTCGCCGTCATCGACCGCTGGGAGTACGGCCGTCGCCTCATCGACGGTGCGAAGAACGCGGGCGTCGAGTTCCACTACGACACCGTCGTTCAAGACGTGACACAGAACGACGACGGCCGCGTGACGGGCGTTCGTGCCAAACAGAACGGTGACGTGGTCGAGTACGAAGCCGACATGACTGTTGACGGTGCCGGGTCGCTCTCGATCCTCCAAGACAAGACGGACTTCTCGGGGACGACGTTCGATACGAACGTTTCCTACTCGCAGTTCTGTTCGGCCTATCGCGAAATCGTAGAGGTCGAGGAACCGGTCGAGTGGTCCGACGCCCTCGTGTTCAAGCCCGCCGAAGTCGCCGCCGGCTACATCTGGTACTTCCCGCGCACGGAGACGACCATCAACGCCGGTCTCGGCTTCCAGATGACCGAGGAACCGATGAAACTCGTCGATGACCTCAAGCGTGACCTTCGGGCGCGACCGGAGTTCAAGAACGCGACGGTCTCGGACAAACTCGGCGCGGCCCTGCCGACGCGCCGCCCCTACGATTCGGCCGTCGCACCCGGTTTCGTCGCCGTGGGCGACGCCGCAGGCCACGTCAACCCCACTACCGGTGGCGGCATCGCCGGCGCGGCGTACGCCGGCAAGTACGCTGGCGAGCAGGCCGTCCGCGCCATCAGCGACGGCGACGTGAGCGAGGAGGCGCTGTGGCACTACAACGAGCGCGTGATGGATCACTTCGGGGGTCGGTACGCCGGACTCGACATCTACAACATCCTCTCGACCGCGGTTGACGTGGACGAACTGATGGGTCTGATGGCCCGTCTGCCGGGCGAGAAACTCGCCGAAGCACTCTACTCCGGGACGACCTCGTTCGGTCCGAAACTCATCGCACAGACGGCCAAGGAATCCTACGGCTTCTGGAGCGAAATCTACCAGTTCTACAAGACGAAGAACGTCGCAGACGACCTGATGCGTCACTACGAACGGTATCCGCGCCGTCCGGGTGCGCTCGAAGGTTGGAAGGCCGAGCGTGACCGGATCATGGACCACGCATACGAAGTGACCGGCGCGGATCCAAAGTACTGA